CGGGAAAGCCGCCGGCCCTGGGAGGGCGGGGCCGCCGGACGCTGTTCCAGGGGGCTCTCCTGATTACAGAGAGCTGGCCCCCGGCACGCACAGCCTCACACGCCGGCTGTTTCCGTGAGCCTCACAGATGCACCGCTACGCCTCAGCTCAGGTCTCCACCAGGATCTCCACCACGTGGTCCAGCTCGCCCAGGTCCGCTTTGCAGCCGGTGCCGGGGGGCGGGGTGGCCGCAGAGGCAAAGGTCTCCAGCCCCTCCGGGCCCGACTTGGCGCCACTCACCATGCCCGTCAGCACAGCGTCCAGGTTGTAGTAGGGACCGTCCACGTCGGAAAACAGCTCGTCCACCGCGCTGGGGCTGTGGCTCTCCAGCGTCTCAAACACCTGATCTAGTGACCTGGGGAAGCCCCCTCGGCTCTCTCCGGGGCCGGGCCTGCCCCAAGGGCCTCCCAGCACGGCCCCGGGAACCTGCGTTGCCGGGACCACCTGCAGCGCAGAGGCCAGGTCTGCTGGGTCGGGGGCCTGGGGCGGCCCCGCCTGAGCTGAGCGGCACAGAATCTCAGTGGACACCAGGCGGTCACGTGGCGCCCGCCCCGCAGTCTGGGGCCCGGGCAGGCGCCAGCTCCCGTCCTGGGTCATCTCCTCCTGGATCTGCCGGACCGTGTTGGCGATGAGGACTGAACGGCACAGGTTGGGCTCCGCCAGCATGTGGCACAGCTGCAGCTTGACCAGCGACATGTCCAGCAGTGACTGGCGCTGCAGGGGGTCAGCGGGTGCCTCATCCTCGGAGCACTTCCTCTTCAGCCCCCGGGCGAACATCGTGCCCTGCAGAGACGAGAGAGACGCTGCTGAGCCCGCTGCAGGGGTCCCGGGGATTCTGCTGCACCTCGGCCCGACCTGGGGGGTGAAACATGTGGGGAGGGGTGGCTGGGGCACAGACAGAGCGGACATGCTGCACTGCACCCGCCCCGCCTTCCGAATCCTCCCCTCCTCAGCGTCTGGAaggcccagggctggggcagggtccCCACTTGGGGCTGGAGCGGTCTGCGGCCACCCCGGGGGGCACAGCTCCTAGTGGACACCACGCCAGGACCACTGGATGAAAATGCTGGTTCTTGGGCCTCCCCTGGACCGAGGCTGGTCAGACACAGCCAACCTGCTGCACCTCTGCTCTCAGGCAGAAACACAAGGAAGCTGCCTTCTGAACAGGCTCTAAGTTAGGAGACCCCAGGGGACCTTAAAGGTGGAGCAGAAAGGGCCAGGGCCTGTGTTTCCCCACAAGCCCCCTGTGCGGGGTCCCAACTTCCGAGAACAAAGTGAAGCTGTAATGTACAAACCCTCTCTCAAGTTCATAAAGTAactcaacatttttatttcaaggaaTCCACTTGAGTTATCCATTTGGAGTTAAAGCGGCCTGTGCCACCAGCCCTGCCCTTAAGCAGAAAGGTCCCGTCCTGAGTCTCCTTTCAATATCACAGCTCTCGCCTCCTgtgcattttatcatttaaagacTCTTTTAAACGCAGGTGACTTATTGAGcacttatcccagagaaatgaaagccAGTGTTCACATGGAAACATGCACAAGAATGCCCACAGCAGCTCCACTCACAACAGGCCCAAGCTGGGGGGCGGCCCTTCAGGGAGCGGGGCTGCTGCTCAGACGCCACCACGCAGGGGACTGCCCAGCAGCAGGGGCTCGGACGGGCATCGAGGGGGTCACGCGGCATGAGCACGCGgctgcccagggccagcctcctcCGTAAGGATCCTACCACTCAGAGGGGGCTCCCTGGGGCCAGGACAGCTCACACAGGGACCTCGGAGGTGCTGCATGAGCCCCGACTGCTCAGAACCACACGCGGGCACACGACATTCGGGCACACGCATGCACGACCCCACCAGCGCCAAGGCTGCTCAGAAGCCAGTTTCCTGCAGGGGCTACCGGGCCAGGCACCGCGCACGGATGCGGACATCGGGAGGCAGGGGGGCAGGGACGCCCCCCCGGGATACTTCTCTACAACTTCCTGTGGACCTGCAACCACTCCAAAACACAGAAAGGGCAGAGAGAGCTAATATAAACTACGTCACACTATAAAGAGACACCCTGCGTTCTGGAGAAACACTCGAGCTTCaagggctcctctctctgtggaagATGAATCACCTCAAGCATCTTTCCACCTAATCTCAAACCCTGACTCTGCACAACCACTGACTTAACCCAGGGCCCAGGGGATTTCCTGGTGTGTGTCCAGGGCTTAGGGCTCAGCTcgcactgctgagggcccaggtcccatccctggctgggaaaccaacatcctgcaagctgcacggcgtggacagaaaaaaaaaaaggtaatttagAGCCAAAACAAAACTCCCTCAAATAACATGATTAAGCTCAACTTCACCAAGAGGAAGTCAGGCCACCCTCCCTTGGGCCCCTCGAGGCTCGGGTCTAGGGCAGGTCAGCAGCCACTTGGGCCAGCGGGCATGGGTTGGGACCACAGCCAGGAGGCTTTACGGGGCACCTCAGAACGGCCAGCCCTTGAATTCATAACCCGGGGGAGCCCTCCACTCCAGGCGCTGAACTCAGGGTGGCTGCAGCTTGGTATGCTGAGCACCTGGGGCGGCAGCAGCAGGAGAGCAGCCCGAGGGCAGCTTCCCCGCTGTTTGCCGAGACTAAACACAGAGTGGGGACACCTGGCCGCCGCCGTGGGGAGCAACCGGGACGCAGCCTGCTCCCACCCCAGACACGCGGACAGCAGGCTGCCATCACACAGCCCAGGACACCCCACGGCCGCCGGCCCATGGCAtcaccctccccagcccaggcTCCATCAGCAACCTACGCTTTCTGGTTTTTGGTCTCACTCCCCACGGAGGACCAGCTGGAGAAAGCTGCACAGGACGTGCCACCAGCCAGCATGCTGGTCAGTCATCCGGCCCTCAGGCCCACTCAGGACCCCAGGCCCCCCCACTAGGAAGCACTCCCACTCCTCTGCTGCCCTCGCCCCTGCCCAGCCTGGTAGTGCTCGAGGCAGCCCCGTGGCAGCTCGGAAGACAGTGCTGTGCTCGTCGCGTGGGGCCCGGTTCACGTTCGCGGTCCCCGTGGGTAACGGGGAGAAGCCGAAACACAGGGCAAAGATGCTCGGCAACCAGTCATTAGGCCGTCTTCCCGGCGTTTCCGGAGCACTCTCTCCCGGGCGCATCCGCGTCTCGGGACGCCCTCCTTTCCACGCCCATCGCGCCTTCCCTGTTACTCGGCACTTTACCGCCGCTTCTGACAGACACATGTTTGTCACAACATCCAACACCCCGACCGTCCTGCCAGTCTCTCCAGGGCTCCACGTCCCCGGCCTTCCGGGGGGCAGATGAGGCGCCATCAGCTCCAGCACGGACTCAGCGCATGGCGGGAGGAGCAGCTGGGATCCTGCCAAACTGCCCTCAGGAAGGCGAGCCCCTGCCCCCTCCGCCATCTCCCCCGTGCTGCCGGCACAGCGGCTGCTGAGTCTCCGTGCCTCACCGACGGTCCCTGCAGAAGCCAGAACCACcctcccccaccgccacccccagtCTGCCCCACTAGCGGATGGAATGTCCCCTAAGGTTCAAAGTGAGCTAGTGCACGGGGGAAGCGTGCTGTCCCCGAGGACGGGGCACTACGCAGTAACAGAACTCTGGAGACAGACGTGAGGATACGCCCCGCTGGCCTGGGAACACCCGCTGAGCAATAAGGCAAGAACAGGAACACACGAACTGTGCTCCCTGTGCATATGAACCtgcaggagaggagaaggaaccTGGGCTGTTGTCACTGAGGAGTTGGGAGTGGCAGGAACACAGCCCCTCCAGATGGGAGCATGGGTCAGAGAGGAGGTGTTCGTAGGAATTCACTGAGCTGCACAGCGAACATCTGTTTGACTGACTGCACTAAATTATACCTTCATTAGAAACAACAGCGCGTCAGTAAACAAGGCGACGGGGCGGCTGCCAGGGTGAGCATGAACCACCAGCTACCGCCTCTGTGTGCCCAGCGGGCGTgccaggacagagcagcctaaATGACTCCTTTCAAACACTCCGAAACCTAAGCGACTGTTAATCTGTGTTACACTCAACACAAGAAGGTGTTGGCGGACTCACAACCATGGAAGGGAGCAGCCCTTGGGCAGTGCCCCACCTCCCAGAGGCTGTCAGAGGGCGGGGCCAGGGTGGCCCCAGAAGGGGGCCTGTGAGGGTCCCTGCCTCAGACATCTGCGTTTGGGGCCAAATCTGAACAGAGGGTGGTTCTGAGGGACCCTGAGAGATGcccagggcagaggaggggaTGCGAACCCCCGGCTGGCCTAGCAGAGCCCCTTCTCAGCCCAGACTGCGGTCGGAGGGCAGTGAGCCCTAACACAGGGGACACAAGGCCCCAGCCTCCCAGGCCGTCCTCACTGCAGAGCCTGACCCGCCGGTGAGCGCTGAGCAAAAACTGTGGGGCATTACCCACCTCTGCAGTCGGCGGGAAGGTCTCGCCACGGAGCTGGCTAAACCCCGAGGCCCCAGTCCTCATGTGCCACCTAAGACCCCCAGCCTCCCCGGGCAGCCACCTACCAGAGTCGCCCCCATCCCCAGCCTACAGCACCGCCCTCAGGCCTCCTCCGGACCAGCGCTCTGCCGGAGGAAAACAAGAGGGACGGACAGGCTGTGAGTCCCAGGTGGTGGTGGGGCCAGGGGGTGCCGCGCCCGCCCACTGGGGCACCCTAGCATGCACAGCCAGGTCCCCGTGCCTGAGCAGCTCACACTGCAGCCCCCACCGAGAGCTGGTGGGAGATGCAGATCCCTGACTcagaggaggagggcagggaacaGATGGTAACCACAGCCCTCAGCCCTGGGCAAGCACTCACCCCTGTGAGCTTCAGGTATTGATGGCGAATCAGCATCAACAGTCTCAGTGCTGTCTCACTATCAGACTGGCTTTGAAATACTCACCAAAGGTGCAGCTCGTGTGGTGGGGTCACCCTCCACTACTGCCTGCCTGGAGTTTTCATAAGCTAGCACTAAAAAGTCGATTGCAAttatctttttttggggggggcggggtggaggggcAGCATCAGgtgacctgtgggatcttagttccctaccagggcttgaacccgggcccctggcagtgaaaacacggagtcttaaccacctgactgccagggaactctCTCAAATAATTTTCATTACTTGGAATATAACACAAGCTTTCTCTTCCTCAGAATATGTTCTAATAGCAAGCTTGAGGGAAACTTCCAGCCTTTTCCCAAGATAAAAGCTGccatcttctctctccctctctcaaaaGAAAGTCATAACTGTTTTTCATTCtgaatttcaattttaattataaaGCATGGTGAAACTTGAAAATAAAGAGCAACTGTATGTAAGAAGTTCATACAATATTTAACTTTGTAAGAGGACAATACCTTTCCTGGCTCATTCCAACAGAATGGTTAATTCCGTAAGGTTGTCCTGTGCAAGCCACACAGGGCCCCCGAAGAGGAAACAGGCGAGTTTCCAGCAGAAGGAAACCGGCTATTTGGACCCCAGCCTCTCCCAGCAGTTACCTGGCAGATGCTCTTCCTGGTCAGCCTGCTCTGGGGACAATCGGCTTTTGAAAACGTAGAGCGGTGCGCTTGCCTCTGAAAGCGAGTCTGGTACTTTTCCTAGCCTGGTGACCGAGGCAGGATGGGGCAGCTCAGGCAGCCCAGTGGACACAAGGTCTGGGAGCCCTCCTCCCCCAtgccctgctcccctccctgACGTCAGCGTCCACTGGACGGGGCAGCTAAGGCCAGGCTGCGGGGAAGCAGACGAGTGTGGCTTCAGGCCAGCCAAGGCTGGCATCACTCCCCTGACCAGCTTATagagaagctgggtctcctgctgtACAGAGGAGTGAAACCATTGCAAAACATCCTTAGTGTTCCTTTTCAAAACAATTAAAGCTGAGACACAAAGGAAAGGATCTCAAACTGAACACTCACAGGCACGCAGCCCGCTGCAGGGAGGCAGCCCTGACTTCGGGGGTTCCAGAGAAAGGAGCCTCGGCCTGGGCCATTTCTGGAAGGTAGGACAGCACTGCAAAACCCTAGTTCCGCTGAAAAGACTATGATGAAATCCAAGCGTTCCATTGCGAACACCTCTCACCCACTGCTCGCTGCACAAGAAATGCAGATTGGGAAGGAAACCTCAAAACGGGCGGGTGTGGAGATaaaaggatgaatggatagatgggtggaagCAGCACAGAAGGGTGGACAGATGAGTGACCGAGGGGCAGCGGCGTCGGGGCACTGTGGTCAGGGCTACAAAGAGGGTAAGGGTCCCTACAGGTCTTCCTGGAGGGTCATCGTGGGAGCTGGGGGGAGGAGGACCTGCATGACCTCTTGCAAGTCCAAGGCAGGAAGACAGTGTGGGGGATTCCCCGCGGAGAGCCCGACAGACCCAGCTTAGGGGTTTCTCCTCCTTAAAAGATTCCCCAGTTAAGTTAAAGCTAAGGGGACGCTCCTGTGGACTGAAATGGAGCGGGACAGCCCAAGTTCAGGGTGCGGCAGCAAGGGAGCCCCAGGCGGCCGGTCACTCGGCGGGAGAACGGGCGGGGGACGCCGGTCTCCACGGCCGTGCCCCTCCTCCGACACGCCCTCGGCCCCCAGGTTGCCCCGGAGCCCGACGCCTCGGGCGCCCCCCGGGTCCGCCTCAGCCTCCCGGGTCTCCCGTCTGGGACAGCCCCCCAAGGACCCCTCCAGGAGTCTAGCGTCCCCGACTACGACCGAGCCCTCCCGAAGCCCAGCAGCCGCACAAAGACCCGGGAAACGCCGGCACGCTTACCTGGCCGCCAGCGTCCGCGCCGTCCGCGCCGCCCGCGCCGTCCGCGCCGCCGCCGAAGGAGGGGCTGCCGGAGGGGCGGGGCCGCGCAGCGCCCACAAAGGGTCGCCGCGGAGCCGGCCGCCCCGCCGGCTGATTGGCCgggcgcgggggcggggcctcaggTTCAAACCGCGGGCGGGGCCTGGCGCGCGAGTTCCCGCGCGGCCGCGTCGGCCGTTGGGCCCGCGCCTCGGGCCGCCCCGCCCCGGGCGGCTCCCAGGTCTCCGCGCGCGGCCCCAGCGCGCCTGCGCCGGCCTCCCGCTGGGTAGGGCGCGAGAGGTTGCGCTTGgggtatttcttttaaaagctaaCTTTTTAGTGGAAAGGCCCTGAATAGGATACAAAAGCTTCAATGCACTCAGTCAAGGAGCGTTTCTCGAGTGCAAGCCGGGGGCTCGGTGGTGACGCAGTGAGAGGCCTGCAACCTCCCGTGTCCCGTGACGGGTGCCCAGCGGTAGACGCTGGGAGGCCATCTCGCGGGCAGCGCACTCCCACGTTGGATGCGGGCTTTACCCACACAGGCCTCGAGGGCTATGGTTGCCTGAGGACGAAGGAAGGGAATAGAGAGGAGAGCGTCCGGGGCGTGAGCGGATCTGGGTCCAGGTGCGCCGGGTGCGGAGACGGGGGCTTCCTTCCGAGCGAGGCGGAAGACGGCCTCAGGAGTCTCAGCTGGGCATAGGTTGGGCGAATAAAAAGTCCAATTAGCTGACTGCAGGGAGTCCAAAGGTCATACGTGTGCTCGTCAGACAAGGAGGAAAACGAGGGGCAAGTTTGCTGCTGGCCATATGCAGCACCAAAGATTAAATTCCTTAATATGCAGATTACCCTACAGCTGGAACCGAGATGAACAAACCGACAGAAAGTGGGTTGAGGGCAAAGGAAATAAGATTCTCTTAACCAGAGGATGAGAAagggcatcaccagctcaatgaacatgagtttgagcaaatgccggtagatagtgaaggacagggaagcctggcgtgctgcagtccatgcggtggaAAAGAGTCGGAaaatactgagcaactgaaccacagcCTGATGGAAAACGCTCAGCCTCGGAGGGAAAGCAATACAAATTTAATCTACACTCGCTTGATTCCAATTTACACTCTCAGATTGACAAAGATCCAGAATGCTGTAAGGAAGGTGATACCTTCCAGAGACTTCAGTCTTACTCACCCAAAATGTCCAGcttacaataaaaaattaacgGGCATGCCAGGACACAAGACcaaaaatggcaaaaaaacaaaacaacagataaTAGAAATAGACTTGTGGGTGAACCCAGGTATTGGTGTTATCGAGCTATTTAAAAACAGCAATTGTTGTATTCCAGAAAATTAAGGAGAACTGGAATCTATGAAAAACACTCAAATGGGAGAAATAATACCAATCTTATGCAAGATACTGAGGAAGGAACTCTTTCCAACGTGATCAAAGGATGGggggcttccctaatggtccagtagttaagactcctgGCTTCCACAGTAGGGGGTGATGGTTCAGTCCCTAgtgggaaaactaagatcccatccTCACTCTGACGTGCATTGCAAGCTTATGAGTCACCAAGAATATGGGAtacccctgtaagttaatgattattcaagaaagcaggtttgcttagcCACAAAACCAAGAAGACTTGCTTAACAAAGATGAGATGGGAATCCAAGTTCTTGTTCACAGAGCCAAAGAATGGAATCCATGAACACTCAAACATTCACTGTAGCAAGCGAATAGGATTTATTAAAGAGGAGGAAAGTACAAAGctctcagcatagacactgagaaatctatatgcaggtcaaaaaccaacagttagaacctgatatggaacaacggactggttccaaattgggaaaggagtacgtcaaggctgtatattgtcaacctgcttatttaacttatatgcggagtacatcatgagaaacgctgggctggatgaagcaaaagctggaaacaagattgccgggagaaatatcaataacctcagatatgcaggtgacaccacccttatggcagaaaatgaagaagaactaaagagcctcttaatgaaagtgaaaggagagtgaaaaaggcttaaagctcaacattcagaaaacgaagatcatggcatctgatcccatcacttcatggcaaatagatggggaaacagtggaaatagagattttattttgggggggctccaaaatcactgcagatggtgacggcagtcatgaaattaaaagatgcttcctccttggaagaaaagttatgaacaacctagacatcatattccatggacagagacattactttgccaacaaaggtccgtctagtcaaagctgtgctttttccagtagtcatgtatggatgtgagagttgggctatagagaaggctgagcaccgaagaattgatgcttttgaaatgtagttttggagaagactcttgagagtcccttggattgcaaggagatccaaccagtccatcctaaaggaaatcagtcctgaatattcattggaagaatggatgttaaagctgaaactccaatcctttggccacctgatgtgaagaactgactcatttgaaaagaccctgatgctgggaaagattgaaggcaggaggagaaggggatgacagagtgtgagatggttggatggcatcaccgatttgatggacatgagtttgagcaagctccaggagttggtgatggacagggaggcctgatgtgctgcagtccatggagttgcaaagagtcagacacgactgagcgactgaactaaaactgAACTGAGGGACAGAACAACAAATGCCTGATTAGTTTAATATTTTACAAGGTGACAGACAAATcctttgatcttttcaaagacctCCTGGAAGAGCCTGGAGTTAGTTCAAGGTGAGAAAGCCTTCATTTAGAACCCAACTTTTGAAAAGTTTGTCAAAAATATCATAAGGCTTTGGACACTTGCTTAAACTGGACCACGGACTACTAAGAAATgattattaattatctatttgaCCAAAGTAATGATAAACGATTTCAAAGCCAAATACAAAAAGttagggcttccccgatggctcagatggtaaagaatgtgcctgtaatgcaggagacctgggtttgatctctgagtcaggaagatccactggagaaaggaatggttacccactctagtattcttacctggagaattccatggacagaggagcctggcaagctacagtccatagagttgaaaatagttggacatggctgagcaactaacacacacacacacacacacacacacggcttcccatgtggctcagtggtaaagaatcaacctgtcaatgcagaagatgcaggagatatggatatgatctctgggtctggaagatcccatggaacaggaaatgtcaacccaatctagtattcttacctgaaaaatcccatggacagaggagcctggtgggctacactccatggggtcacacagagtcggacaccactgagtgagtgagtgagtgacatAGTTATAAGAAAAATGTATCTCTTTTAATACTGagaagatttcattttcttaagtAATCAAAGATCTGATTAAGACAACCTGAAGCACAGGAAATAATTTGGGTAAAGCACAATTTTGGTTTTCTAAGCAGATGACTAAAAGGTAAGGAAAAACCTTTCACACTTTCTTATGAGAAGCAGACAACAATTCAAGAAAACCTAGCCCTTTTAGCATATGAAGCTTGTTTTAGTTTTACATGAGTTTTAGTAATCtgaaagcttattttaaaaacccTTGTAATAGCAATTCAATTTTTGACATCTTGACTACATATAAAGTTACTTTTTTCGAATATTCCTTTCCTACAAAcctggagcagcagctgcacggTGCTGGAGCAACTTTGaggagatatcccacgtccagtggcaaaggagaagccccagcaagatggtaggaggggtgaattcatgtttagaatcaaagcCAATTCCCACCAGGGCCGCTCAGAGAGCTCAAACAAAacttgtgcgcaccaggacccagagaccccacagagactgagacagaactgtgtttggcgGGTCAGCAGTGGGCTGCCGCAGGgggaggggctctgggtgcagcagacctgggtgtggcatgaGCCCtgttggaggaggtcgccattaaccccaccatagagcaaccagaacttacacaggactgggaaatagactcttggaggtcacaaacagaaccttgtgcgcaccaggacccaggagaaaggagaagtaacaccacaagagactgacccagacttgcccgggagtccaggagtctccagtggaggcgtgggtcggcggtggcctgctgcagggttgggggcactgagtgtggcagtggaTACATGGGTCACCATTATCTTTgaggttccctggtgactcagacagtaaagcctctgcctg
The nucleotide sequence above comes from Bubalus kerabau isolate K-KA32 ecotype Philippines breed swamp buffalo chromosome 19, PCC_UOA_SB_1v2, whole genome shotgun sequence. Encoded proteins:
- the CDCA4 gene encoding cell division cycle-associated protein 4, whose protein sequence is MRSRVSEAESGPVSGDKQRLTGTSGRRPASCESGETSGAGGGGPGCGSWGPRPGRGEGAGPAEALSPACRRLGFGRDPAVPLRGPGQKHGELPCGRMSEAASFHKQNVVYDESDCHSLLTPATREAGAGALGPRAETWEPPGAGRPEARAQRPTRPRGNSRARPRPRFEPEAPPPRPANQPAGRPAPRRPFVGAARPRPSGSPSFGGGADGAGGADGADAGGQGTMFARGLKRKCSEDEAPADPLQRQSLLDMSLVKLQLCHMLAEPNLCRSVLIANTVRQIQEEMTQDGSWRLPGPQTAGRAPRDRLVSTEILCRSAQAGPPQAPDPADLASALQVVPATQVPGAVLGGPWGRPGPGESRGGFPRSLDQVFETLESHSPSAVDELFSDVDGPYYNLDAVLTGMVSGAKSGPEGLETFASAATPPPGTGCKADLGELDHVVEILVET